One window of the Shewanella khirikhana genome contains the following:
- a CDS encoding aspartate aminotransferase family protein: MIDISASTGHDTPSLEHYWMPFTANRQFKASPRLLAGAEGMFYKDVDGKPVLDSTAGLWCCNAGHGRQKISEAVSRQIRELDYAPSFQMGHPLAFELASRLAEIAPAGLNRIFFTNSGSESVDTALKMALAYHRANGQPTRTRFIGRELGYHGVGFGGISVGGIGNNRRTFSQQLLQGVDHLPHTLDIAKNAFSRGFPAHGLEKAEVLEQLITLHGPENIAAVIVEPMSGSAGVILPPAGYLKRLRDITQKYGILLIFDEVITGFGRVGDAFASQRWGVTPDLMTTAKALNNGAIPMGAVFVSQDVHDACMTGPEELIEFFHGYTYSGHPVAAAAALATLDIYKEEQLFERTKELEGYWEDAVHSLRDLPNVIDIRNIGLVAGVQLAPNAEGPGRRGYKVFEHCFKNGTLVRVTGDIIAMSPPLIVEKQHIDQMINTLADAIKAIG; the protein is encoded by the coding sequence ATGATCGACATCAGCGCATCTACAGGACACGACACACCATCCCTTGAGCATTACTGGATGCCGTTCACGGCAAACCGCCAGTTTAAGGCCAGCCCACGACTGCTGGCTGGTGCCGAAGGGATGTTTTATAAAGACGTTGACGGCAAGCCCGTACTCGACTCCACTGCCGGCCTCTGGTGCTGCAACGCAGGCCACGGCAGACAGAAGATCAGCGAAGCGGTCAGCCGCCAAATCCGCGAGCTCGACTATGCGCCGTCTTTCCAAATGGGCCACCCGCTCGCGTTTGAGCTGGCGAGCCGCCTCGCCGAGATAGCCCCGGCTGGTCTGAACCGCATCTTCTTTACCAACTCTGGCAGTGAGTCTGTCGATACAGCGCTGAAAATGGCCCTGGCCTACCACAGAGCCAATGGCCAACCCACCCGTACCCGTTTCATTGGCCGCGAACTCGGCTACCACGGCGTAGGCTTTGGTGGCATCTCCGTTGGCGGTATCGGCAACAACCGCCGCACCTTCAGCCAGCAGTTGCTGCAGGGTGTGGATCACCTGCCCCATACGCTGGACATTGCCAAGAACGCGTTCTCGCGCGGCTTCCCGGCCCATGGTCTGGAAAAGGCCGAAGTGCTTGAGCAGCTGATCACTCTCCACGGCCCAGAGAACATCGCCGCGGTGATTGTGGAACCCATGTCAGGCTCCGCCGGCGTAATTCTGCCTCCTGCTGGCTACCTCAAGCGTCTGCGTGACATCACACAGAAGTACGGCATCCTGCTGATTTTCGACGAAGTTATTACCGGCTTTGGCCGTGTGGGCGACGCCTTTGCTTCCCAGCGCTGGGGAGTAACACCGGATCTGATGACCACCGCCAAGGCGCTGAACAACGGTGCCATCCCCATGGGCGCTGTGTTCGTGAGTCAGGATGTACATGATGCCTGCATGACCGGCCCCGAAGAGCTGATTGAATTCTTCCACGGTTACACCTATTCGGGACACCCGGTAGCCGCCGCCGCCGCGCTGGCCACCCTGGATATCTATAAAGAAGAGCAACTGTTTGAGCGCACCAAAGAGCTGGAAGGCTACTGGGAAGATGCCGTCCACAGCCTCAGAGATCTGCCCAATGTGATTGACATCCGCAACATAGGTCTGGTGGCTGGCGTGCAGCTCGCCCCCAACGCCGAAGGCCCTGGCCGTCGCGGCTACAAGGTGTTCGAGCACTGCTTTAAGAACGGCACCCTGGTGCGTGTGACCGGCGACATCATCGCCATGTCTCCACCACTGATTGTCGAAAAGCAACATATCGACCAGATGATCAATACCCTGGCAGATGCCATCAAGGCCATCGGCTGA
- a CDS encoding CoA-acylating methylmalonate-semialdehyde dehydrogenase, giving the protein MQSITHFVNGQHTAKSARTQSVFEPATGEARAEVSLASAQEVSDAIAVAKAAFESWSQMTPLNRARILFKFKALVEANMDELAELITREHGKVLDDAKGELIRGLEVVEFACGIPHLLKGEHTAQVGTGVDAWAVNQALGVVAGIAPFNFPVMVPMWMFPIAIACGNTFIMKPSEKDPSSVMRIAELLKEAGLPDGVFNVVNGDKEAVDTLLTHKDVQAVSFVGSTPIAEYIYATASAHGKRVQALGGAKNHMLVMPDADLDQAVNALMGAAYGSAGERCMAISVVLAVGDVGDALVEKLLPKIAALKVGNGLTPEMEMGPLISAQHLDKVSGYVEAGVREGAKLLVDGRTLSMEDKANGYFLGACLFDGVTPEMTIYKEEIFGPVLCIVRVPDYASALQLVNEHEFGNGTAIFTQSGEAARHFCHHVQVGMVGVNVPIPVPMAFHSFGGWKRSLFGPLHMHGPDGVRFYTKRKAITARWPQGKQLAAEFVMPTMK; this is encoded by the coding sequence ATGCAAAGCATTACTCATTTTGTAAACGGTCAGCACACTGCCAAGAGCGCCCGTACCCAATCAGTATTTGAACCCGCCACCGGTGAAGCACGCGCCGAAGTATCACTGGCCAGTGCCCAGGAAGTGAGCGACGCCATCGCCGTCGCCAAGGCCGCGTTCGAGAGCTGGTCACAGATGACCCCGCTTAACCGCGCCCGCATTCTGTTCAAGTTCAAGGCGCTGGTTGAAGCCAATATGGATGAACTGGCCGAGCTTATCACCCGCGAGCACGGCAAGGTGCTGGATGATGCCAAGGGCGAGCTTATCCGTGGCCTAGAAGTGGTGGAGTTTGCCTGCGGTATTCCGCATTTGCTCAAGGGCGAGCACACAGCTCAGGTGGGCACCGGCGTAGACGCCTGGGCCGTGAATCAGGCGCTGGGTGTGGTGGCCGGTATTGCCCCGTTCAACTTCCCGGTGATGGTACCCATGTGGATGTTCCCCATCGCCATCGCCTGCGGCAACACCTTTATCATGAAGCCGTCTGAAAAAGACCCAAGCTCAGTGATGCGCATTGCCGAGCTGCTCAAAGAAGCCGGTCTGCCAGATGGTGTGTTCAACGTGGTTAACGGCGACAAAGAAGCCGTGGATACCCTGCTGACCCATAAAGATGTGCAGGCGGTGAGCTTCGTCGGCTCCACGCCTATCGCCGAGTATATCTATGCCACCGCCTCCGCCCACGGCAAGCGGGTGCAGGCCCTTGGCGGCGCCAAGAACCATATGCTGGTAATGCCGGATGCGGATCTGGATCAGGCGGTCAATGCGCTGATGGGCGCCGCCTACGGCTCAGCCGGTGAGCGCTGTATGGCGATTTCTGTGGTACTGGCTGTGGGCGACGTGGGTGATGCCCTGGTGGAAAAACTGCTGCCCAAGATTGCAGCCCTCAAGGTGGGCAATGGTCTGACTCCTGAAATGGAAATGGGTCCGCTGATCTCGGCCCAGCATCTGGACAAGGTTTCAGGCTATGTGGAAGCGGGCGTCCGTGAAGGTGCCAAGCTGTTGGTCGATGGCCGTACGCTGTCGATGGAAGACAAGGCCAATGGCTACTTCCTCGGCGCCTGCCTGTTCGATGGGGTCACTCCCGAGATGACTATCTATAAAGAAGAAATCTTCGGCCCAGTGCTCTGTATCGTGCGAGTGCCAGACTACGCCAGCGCCCTGCAACTGGTAAACGAGCATGAGTTTGGTAACGGCACGGCCATCTTCACCCAGAGCGGCGAAGCAGCACGCCACTTCTGCCATCACGTTCAGGTAGGCATGGTAGGGGTAAACGTGCCCATTCCCGTGCCAATGGCATTCCACAGCTTCGGCGGCTGGAAGCGTTCACTGTTTGGCCCGCTGCATATGCATGGCCCGGATGGCGTGCGCTTCTATACCAAGCGCAAGGCCATCACCGCACGTTGGCCTCAGGGCAAACAACTCGCCGCAGAGTTTGTTATGCCAACCATGAAGTAA
- a CDS encoding cupin domain-containing protein, with translation MAISVKDIQHFSNAKTETERYFLAEEKRIEGNPEQALTNHYSSDCSQFHVGIWQSAGGKWNVNYTEHEYCDILEGCSIIRDADGNSLTVEAGDKFVIPAGFQGTWEVVEHCKKVYVIFEQN, from the coding sequence ATGGCTATCTCGGTCAAAGATATTCAACACTTTTCCAATGCAAAAACCGAAACGGAGCGCTACTTTCTCGCCGAAGAAAAGCGAATAGAGGGCAATCCTGAACAAGCACTTACCAATCATTATTCCAGTGATTGCAGCCAGTTTCATGTGGGGATTTGGCAAAGTGCTGGCGGCAAATGGAATGTCAACTATACTGAACACGAATATTGTGACATCCTCGAGGGGTGCAGCATCATCCGCGACGCAGACGGTAACAGTCTGACCGTGGAGGCTGGAGACAAGTTCGTTATCCCCGCCGGTTTTCAAGGCACATGGGAAGTGGTTGAACATTGCAAAAAGGTCTATGTAATTTTTGAGCAAAACTGA
- a CDS encoding TorF family putative porin, with translation MDKYFNKNKLAQLTGILLTGALLSPLANAGELTGEVGIANDYRFRGISQTDSGLQVSGGIDYSADSGFFVGAWASNVDFGPDDDTNIELDIYAGYYHEVNDDLSFDVTLYRYNYFGETSDYDYFEGTIGADFHGFRAAYWYTNDYSGSDYDYHYLELNYSWEFAENWSLDLHVGNNFGDAIEDEDFGFGDSFIDYSIGVSTEVAGFGLSLAWLDNNIDSDVTIKDDLFNSEGTVLASVSYAF, from the coding sequence GTGGATAAATATTTCAATAAAAACAAGCTTGCACAGCTGACTGGGATCCTTCTGACAGGTGCGCTGCTGTCACCCCTGGCCAATGCCGGCGAACTGACCGGTGAAGTGGGCATTGCCAACGACTACCGCTTCCGTGGCATCTCTCAAACCGACAGCGGTTTGCAGGTTTCCGGTGGCATCGACTACTCCGCAGACTCAGGTTTCTTTGTTGGTGCCTGGGCCAGTAACGTTGACTTCGGTCCCGATGATGACACCAACATCGAACTGGATATCTACGCCGGTTACTACCACGAAGTAAATGACGATCTGTCATTTGATGTGACCCTGTATCGCTACAACTACTTCGGTGAAACCAGCGACTACGACTACTTTGAAGGCACCATAGGCGCCGATTTCCACGGTTTCCGTGCGGCCTACTGGTACACCAATGACTACAGTGGTTCAGACTACGATTACCACTACCTCGAGCTGAACTATAGCTGGGAATTTGCCGAGAACTGGAGCCTGGATCTGCACGTAGGTAACAACTTCGGCGATGCCATTGAAGATGAAGATTTCGGCTTCGGTGACAGCTTTATCGATTACTCCATCGGTGTGTCCACCGAAGTGGCTGGCTTTGGTCTGTCTCTGGCCTGGCTGGACAACAACATCGACAGTGACGTGACCATCAAAGATGACCTGTTCAACAGTGAAGGCACTGTGCTGGCAAGCGTAAGCTACGCTTTCTAA
- a CDS encoding DUF3634 family protein, with protein sequence MTANLLKILFIAIGIYILYRLVFSNKKGLTLFEIHFKDGRMTSHKGKIPEKFERECRQLAKSEKLTGTIRAERAGDVRLHISANVADSVAQRIRNLFPFELYDRKSVDHSKQSL encoded by the coding sequence ATGACCGCTAACCTCCTGAAAATTTTGTTTATTGCTATTGGTATCTATATTCTGTATCGACTGGTGTTCAGCAATAAAAAAGGCCTGACACTCTTTGAAATCCATTTCAAAGATGGCCGTATGACCAGCCACAAGGGCAAGATCCCGGAGAAGTTCGAGCGGGAATGCCGTCAGCTGGCCAAGTCTGAAAAACTTACCGGCACCATCAGGGCCGAGCGCGCCGGCGATGTGCGACTGCACATCTCAGCTAACGTGGCCGACAGCGTTGCCCAGCGGATCCGCAATCTGTTTCCGTTTGAGCTGTACGATCGTAAATCGGTCGACCACAGCAAACAAAGCCTCTGA
- a CDS encoding alkyl/aryl-sulfatase — MKLSVVSVAVIAILSTPAVQADTGHGDGQDEHALTTSFSYKGKPATEATRTHNAAVEAKLNFADQAAFNNTRAKLIAKLDDVSAAQLADKFEFIGDKTPETVNPSLYRQAQLNNEAYGLYEVRDGIYQVRGTDLANMSFVRTDNGWIVFDPLTTYESAKASLDFALKHLPSGDKPVVAMVYSHSHADHFGGSRAVAERFPQVKIYGSHNITSEMVNENVLAGNAMARRASYQYGATLSYNDTGIVDAALSNGIAKGEITYIVPHFETNAQGQKFEKINIDGLDIIFMDASGTEAPSEAVAYIPSMQTIWGAEVMYHGMHNIYTLRGAKVRDALKWSKTINQMLEAWGDNAEFLFSAHSAPVWDKDNIQAYMKLQRDNYGFVHNQSLRLANSGVVMQDIGWEIEKVLPDSIQKAWHTNGYHGTYSHNARAVYNMYLGYFDMNPANLNPLPTEAEAAKFVEYMGGAKSVLKKAKKDYSQGEYNFVATALNKVVIAEPGNLEARNLLADTYEQLGYQSEGAGWRNVYLSGAQELRVGIQDGELKSASADVIANLPIGSLLDYMATRIDSLKAQHHSFGMNLVLPDIGETYYVELANGNLNNIRVEKPKAGADLTLTLNNRDAIAMNLGQVSLKQLFETGKASSEGNTQVLATLKSLMVDFDPRFEIVPLPNEAAAEANRSIYYQASPAHSDKHWGRRHQQ; from the coding sequence CTGAAACTTTCCGTTGTCTCTGTGGCTGTCATTGCAATCTTATCAACCCCTGCCGTACAGGCGGATACAGGCCATGGCGATGGGCAGGATGAGCATGCCCTGACCACCAGCTTTAGCTACAAGGGCAAGCCAGCCACCGAGGCCACCCGAACCCACAACGCCGCCGTTGAGGCCAAACTCAACTTTGCCGACCAAGCCGCCTTTAACAACACCCGCGCCAAGCTGATTGCCAAACTCGACGACGTCAGCGCCGCACAACTGGCTGACAAGTTTGAATTTATCGGTGACAAAACGCCGGAAACCGTGAATCCGTCACTCTACCGTCAGGCCCAGCTCAACAACGAAGCCTATGGTCTGTATGAAGTCAGAGACGGCATCTATCAGGTGCGTGGTACCGACCTTGCCAACATGAGTTTTGTCCGTACCGACAATGGCTGGATTGTGTTCGATCCGCTGACCACCTATGAGTCGGCCAAGGCATCCCTGGACTTTGCCCTTAAACACCTGCCCAGCGGTGATAAGCCGGTAGTCGCCATGGTGTATTCCCACTCCCACGCCGATCACTTTGGCGGCTCACGGGCCGTGGCCGAGCGCTTTCCACAGGTGAAAATTTACGGCTCCCACAACATTACCTCGGAAATGGTCAATGAGAATGTGCTAGCTGGTAACGCCATGGCGCGCAGGGCCTCGTATCAGTACGGTGCCACCTTGTCCTATAACGACACCGGCATAGTGGATGCAGCGCTTTCCAACGGCATCGCCAAGGGCGAAATCACTTACATAGTGCCGCACTTTGAAACCAACGCGCAGGGCCAGAAGTTCGAGAAGATAAACATCGACGGCCTCGACATCATCTTTATGGACGCCTCAGGCACCGAAGCACCGTCAGAGGCGGTGGCCTACATTCCATCGATGCAAACTATTTGGGGCGCCGAGGTGATGTACCACGGCATGCACAATATCTACACCCTGCGCGGTGCCAAGGTGCGCGATGCGCTCAAGTGGTCCAAGACCATTAACCAGATGTTGGAAGCCTGGGGCGACAATGCCGAGTTTCTGTTCTCGGCCCACAGTGCCCCGGTATGGGACAAGGACAATATTCAGGCCTATATGAAGCTGCAGCGCGACAACTACGGCTTTGTGCATAACCAATCGCTGCGACTGGCCAACTCGGGCGTGGTGATGCAGGACATCGGCTGGGAAATCGAAAAAGTGCTGCCTGACAGCATCCAGAAAGCCTGGCATACCAATGGCTACCATGGCACTTACAGCCACAATGCCCGCGCGGTGTACAACATGTACCTTGGCTATTTCGACATGAATCCGGCCAACCTGAACCCCTTACCTACCGAGGCAGAAGCGGCCAAATTTGTGGAATACATGGGCGGCGCCAAGTCGGTGCTGAAAAAAGCCAAAAAGGATTACAGTCAGGGTGAATACAACTTTGTCGCCACTGCGCTGAATAAGGTAGTGATTGCTGAACCTGGGAATCTCGAGGCCCGCAATCTGCTGGCCGATACTTACGAGCAGCTTGGCTATCAATCCGAAGGCGCGGGCTGGCGCAACGTGTATCTGTCCGGGGCCCAGGAGCTCAGGGTCGGTATTCAGGATGGTGAGCTGAAATCGGCCTCCGCCGATGTGATTGCCAACCTGCCCATCGGCAGCCTGCTCGACTACATGGCGACCAGGATTGACTCACTCAAGGCGCAGCATCACAGCTTTGGCATGAATCTGGTGCTGCCGGACATCGGTGAAACCTATTATGTCGAGCTTGCCAACGGCAACCTGAACAACATCCGGGTTGAGAAGCCCAAAGCTGGTGCCGACCTTACACTGACCCTCAATAATCGCGATGCCATCGCCATGAATCTGGGCCAGGTCAGCCTCAAGCAACTGTTTGAGACCGGCAAAGCCAGCTCAGAGGGTAATACCCAGGTACTGGCAACCCTGAAAAGCCTGATGGTGGATTTCGACCCAAGGTTTGAGATTGTACCGCTGCCAAACGAAGCCGCCGCCGAAGCCAATCGCAGCATCTACTATCAGGCCAGTCCGGCACACAGCGACAAACACTGGGGCCGCAGGCATCAGCAATAA
- a CDS encoding LysR family transcriptional regulator, translating to MFYLKQIQGYMGDYGKLDLNLLRVFLCVYQHSSFTRAADILGLTQSSVSNAIARLKTQIGEELFVRAGRGITPTAAGHQLYQGLSVAMEDIAATLDAFKAFDPATSTRQFTVYTYEAATHTLQPLLEPLLCGLKLGIVFKDMTADPEGVYQALYSGSADMVIDILPPSGNSTKSQLLIEEHFVCVAAGKHPRIRGSLSAGQFAAERHCVLNLSRHGQSLGEIFCEEPLPQRRLYSENSSEISMMASVARSEAIGIAPSRLARAYAPLLQLQVLPFPFKSRPIPVYMVWPRRVDNQPAHRWLREILSQAVSSQQA from the coding sequence TTGTTTTACCTGAAACAAATACAGGGTTACATGGGCGACTACGGTAAACTGGACCTCAATCTGCTACGGGTGTTTCTGTGCGTTTATCAGCACAGCTCCTTCACCCGGGCGGCGGATATTCTGGGGCTGACCCAATCGTCGGTCAGCAACGCCATTGCCAGACTCAAAACCCAGATAGGTGAAGAGCTGTTTGTGCGCGCCGGACGCGGCATCACCCCCACCGCCGCAGGCCATCAGCTGTATCAGGGCTTATCCGTCGCCATGGAAGACATAGCCGCCACCCTGGATGCCTTCAAGGCTTTTGACCCGGCCACCAGCACCCGCCAATTCACTGTATATACCTATGAAGCGGCTACCCATACATTGCAACCCCTGCTTGAGCCGCTGCTGTGCGGCCTTAAGCTCGGCATAGTGTTTAAAGACATGACCGCCGATCCCGAAGGCGTCTATCAGGCGCTTTACAGTGGCAGCGCCGACATGGTGATAGATATACTCCCCCCCTCTGGTAACAGCACTAAAAGCCAACTGCTGATTGAAGAGCACTTTGTCTGCGTGGCCGCCGGCAAGCACCCCCGCATTCGTGGCAGTCTCTCGGCCGGGCAATTTGCCGCAGAGCGCCACTGCGTGCTCAATCTGAGCCGCCACGGCCAGAGTCTGGGCGAGATCTTCTGCGAAGAGCCCTTGCCCCAGCGGCGCCTATACAGTGAGAACAGCAGTGAAATCAGCATGATGGCAAGTGTTGCCCGCAGCGAAGCCATTGGGATCGCCCCCTCCAGACTGGCCCGCGCCTATGCCCCTTTATTGCAATTGCAGGTACTGCCCTTCCCCTTCAAGAGCCGCCCCATTCCGGTTTACATGGTTTGGCCACGGCGGGTCGACAACCAACCAGCCCACCGCTGGTTAAGGGAAATTCTCAGCCAGGCGGTATCAAGCCAACAAGCTTAA
- a CDS encoding DUF6662 family protein: protein MKATKLGLCTLALLTAAVSQQSVAGEDLFGYLKGAEALPKGASELYQKVTVRDGKSQGSYQGIDFETEYEYGVSSKFSSSVSAKFMSLDTDGLSVDGYLPGAKDIGVKASGVEVGMAYMFLSPAMETLGLQASLSLDYDWIDKHSGYDKDTLSLELGLQTQKYLLEGELVWLGNLAVETTYADRAPIDNLPEDFDWPTDPEMEIELKFGTGLSYRFAPNWFVSAEVLYETEFETEVGQERWSWFAGPSIHYGSANWWATLTWFPQLAGGGEQFDGQDTSLHLIEKTEQEWRFKVAYNF from the coding sequence ATGAAAGCAACAAAACTTGGGCTGTGCACACTTGCCCTGCTGACCGCTGCTGTCAGCCAGCAAAGCGTTGCCGGTGAAGATCTGTTTGGCTACCTCAAAGGCGCCGAAGCTCTGCCAAAAGGCGCTTCCGAGTTGTATCAGAAAGTCACTGTGCGTGATGGCAAGAGTCAGGGTTCGTATCAGGGCATCGATTTCGAAACCGAATACGAATACGGCGTATCCAGCAAGTTTTCTTCCTCGGTATCGGCCAAGTTTATGTCGCTCGACACCGACGGCCTGTCGGTTGACGGCTATCTGCCCGGCGCCAAGGATATAGGTGTCAAAGCCTCTGGCGTGGAAGTGGGCATGGCTTACATGTTCCTGAGCCCCGCCATGGAGACGCTGGGCCTGCAGGCCAGCCTGTCACTGGATTATGACTGGATTGACAAGCACTCGGGCTATGACAAAGACACCCTGTCGCTGGAGCTTGGTCTGCAAACCCAGAAGTACCTGCTCGAAGGCGAACTGGTGTGGCTTGGCAACCTGGCGGTGGAAACCACCTACGCCGATCGCGCCCCTATCGACAATCTGCCTGAAGACTTCGACTGGCCGACCGACCCTGAAATGGAAATCGAGCTTAAATTCGGCACGGGTCTGAGTTACCGCTTCGCGCCCAATTGGTTTGTCAGCGCCGAAGTGCTGTACGAAACCGAGTTTGAAACCGAAGTGGGTCAGGAGCGTTGGTCCTGGTTTGCCGGTCCATCTATCCACTACGGCAGCGCCAACTGGTGGGCAACCCTCACCTGGTTCCCGCAGCTTGCCGGTGGCGGCGAACAGTTTGATGGCCAGGACACCAGCCTGCACCTGATTGAAAAAACCGAGCAGGAATGGCGCTTTAAGGTTGCCTATAACTTCTGA
- a CDS encoding FMN-binding protein, whose product MSNSLFNNSLWFIPMAFVAAPAVAADYLSIPQAQQLLFPAASNFVERPTLFDSDARSAIKSHAGTRQRQDSQPIWRAEKDGQLQGWFIVDDVIGKHEYITYATAISPSGEVLGIEVLSYRETHGGEVREASWRANFQGKTLKDPFKLEEDVPNISGATLSCRNLLDGVKRLLVIHQLFLSQQA is encoded by the coding sequence ATGTCAAATTCCCTATTCAATAACAGCCTGTGGTTTATCCCCATGGCTTTTGTGGCGGCGCCCGCCGTGGCCGCCGATTACCTGAGCATCCCCCAGGCGCAGCAGCTGCTGTTCCCCGCCGCCAGCAACTTTGTCGAGCGCCCGACCCTGTTTGACAGCGACGCCCGCAGCGCCATTAAGTCCCACGCAGGCACTCGCCAGCGCCAGGACAGCCAGCCAATCTGGCGGGCAGAAAAAGACGGCCAGCTACAAGGCTGGTTTATTGTCGATGATGTGATTGGCAAGCATGAGTACATCACCTATGCCACCGCCATCAGCCCCAGTGGCGAAGTGCTTGGCATTGAAGTGCTGAGCTACCGTGAAACCCACGGCGGCGAGGTGCGTGAAGCCAGCTGGCGCGCTAATTTTCAGGGCAAGACACTGAAGGATCCCTTCAAGCTGGAAGAAGATGTGCCCAACATCAGTGGCGCCACCCTGAGCTGTCGTAATCTGCTCGACGGGGTCAAACGACTGCTGGTGATCCATCAACTGTTTTTAAGCCAGCAAGCCTGA
- a CDS encoding FAD:protein FMN transferase: protein MNIRRARPLLGTFCEICISDAGNASPQAAIEAAFAVIKQIDEGLSFHRPDSELSRLNAGTGNWVELSRHSMRLLRLAKGLGKLSANRFNVTLGAELVSRGALPQHQHGHFLPRGNWQDIELASNKARLKRPVLLTLDGIAKGYAVDLAVACLKHCGIRSGSVNAGGDLKAFGDIPTRVQLRSDEGFGVSLYLCNQALASSRHGAAPTPAYPALVLTDRPAPGKAELHTVIAPFAWRADALTKIAAFGEPGLVRALGGQLPTEIIARNTA, encoded by the coding sequence ATGAACATCAGGCGCGCCCGGCCACTGCTTGGCACCTTCTGCGAAATTTGCATCAGCGACGCAGGCAATGCCAGCCCCCAAGCCGCCATTGAGGCGGCTTTTGCCGTTATAAAACAAATCGATGAAGGCTTGTCATTTCACCGGCCGGACAGCGAACTGTCGCGCCTGAACGCAGGTACCGGCAACTGGGTTGAACTCAGTCGTCACAGCATGCGGCTGCTGAGGCTAGCCAAAGGCCTTGGCAAATTAAGCGCCAATCGCTTTAACGTGACCCTTGGCGCTGAGCTGGTCAGTCGCGGCGCTCTGCCCCAGCATCAGCACGGCCACTTTTTGCCACGGGGCAACTGGCAAGACATTGAACTTGCATCGAATAAAGCCCGGCTCAAACGCCCGGTACTACTTACTCTGGATGGTATCGCCAAAGGTTATGCGGTGGATTTGGCGGTTGCCTGCCTTAAGCACTGCGGCATTCGGTCTGGTTCAGTCAACGCTGGCGGCGATCTGAAAGCCTTTGGCGATATACCCACCCGGGTGCAACTTCGCTCCGATGAAGGCTTTGGCGTCAGTCTCTACCTTTGCAATCAGGCGTTGGCAAGCTCTCGCCACGGCGCTGCGCCAACGCCCGCCTATCCGGCACTGGTGCTTACCGACCGCCCGGCGCCCGGCAAGGCAGAATTGCACACTGTGATTGCCCCTTTCGCCTGGCGCGCCGACGCCCTGACCAAGATAGCCGCCTTTGGTGAGCCCGGCCTTGTCCGCGCTCTGGGCGGCCAATTACCAACGGAAATAATCGCGAGAAACACAGCATGA
- a CDS encoding DUF6942 family protein, whose protein sequence is MSCGLGDCQYLIAACIDKRPTFMHLEQLEGWQGMVDGEIAAIGNACGNGWRKVFNVYAKLLWALAKDPVIAKALRPALSSVASFDRWQDYRDACLLRSDSGTALLFSEPCFSEPISSGSVLSEAGSALKVPGERAETQPLHIIMGRGYGKALACKAEAPFSLEWLNDAFAIDRHRRVIVCPYFDYRQLSDARIDTLVGLVKSLLVQNSGR, encoded by the coding sequence GTGAGCTGTGGGTTGGGAGACTGCCAGTATCTGATTGCGGCCTGTATCGATAAGCGTCCGACCTTTATGCACCTTGAGCAGCTTGAGGGCTGGCAGGGCATGGTGGATGGGGAGATTGCGGCCATCGGCAATGCCTGTGGTAACGGCTGGCGCAAGGTCTTTAATGTGTACGCCAAGCTGCTGTGGGCGCTGGCAAAAGACCCCGTGATTGCCAAGGCGCTGCGTCCGGCATTATCGTCCGTTGCCAGTTTTGACCGTTGGCAGGATTACCGCGACGCTTGCCTGCTGCGTTCTGACTCGGGTACGGCGCTGCTGTTTTCCGAGCCCTGTTTTTCGGAGCCCATCTCGTCAGGCTCAGTTTTGAGCGAGGCAGGTTCAGCCTTGAAAGTTCCGGGCGAGAGGGCGGAAACCCAACCCCTGCACATCATCATGGGCAGGGGGTATGGCAAGGCGCTGGCCTGCAAAGCCGAGGCACCCTTTAGCCTGGAGTGGCTCAATGACGCCTTTGCCATCGACCGCCATCGGCGGGTTATTGTCTGCCCCTATTTTGATTATCGTCAGCTCAGTGATGCCCGTATCGACACCCTGGTAGGCCTGGTGAAAAGCCTGTTGGTCCAGAATAGTGGTCGCTGA